The Pecten maximus chromosome 11, xPecMax1.1, whole genome shotgun sequence genome has a segment encoding these proteins:
- the LOC117337125 gene encoding uncharacterized protein LOC117337125 isoform X2, with product MAEGISEGETLKQCGTKEEIAEGATLKPWGTKEKIPEGATSKQCKTDEAVPEGATAEQCRTHEAVPEGATSEQCRTNEAVPEGTTSEQCRTHEAVPEGATSEQCRTHEAVPEGAISEQCRTHEAVPEGATSEQCRTHEAVPEGTTSEQCRTHEAVSEGATSEQCRTHEAVPEGATSKLCEMHEELLEGATCNREAEHQSMLRWTKDLIEQPSKEIIKLMKEDPGLISKRITIECSQDGCTCSNSFERLEFHAASSRKNTLHHIKTLIERGHCPHMFVDTVSSHKDLNQSKTTTDKTVRSETTNNIARSKQSENEQCADTVLAGITAVHIASIFGKVKIVEYIAHALQERIRSPYIIECEEMFTSVHEYDPYYLSVFHRQDQTLGLLRSYITHPMAWTEVYKKVLHNSIQLAVLNDNVRALKILIPPPHSRNEYDMHCALLLAIKNHCMKSLKWLCKEGALLAPSAFAGLSLPCSCRIRKDEVIKGIFLKEDNMVVEELFRHGGFRYRRMLLHYAVFYDNTVVTAFILENYKKMLPKKKSYFEGRKMIPVTIQAVLNNSTNILEVLLRSEHIAAGEMYKHYIALDWARALHFDQCVVLLENDRVPHDSDATEKYPPLVEVFGENINSFYYSKSVLVLRLLQNGNDVNGESVNGKTALYAALESKTYSLVRQLLMDGADPFCGRNCLTSFLSLRLLGELLYANVDIFERRTGVSLVHQLLFSFPKLHCHLVFLLKHAHTIPKPDLKLLHSLHDSNIVSRDILEQINNYLETPKSLVLRSRDIIRSHFGYKIHDFVRICNLPTQIKSILTLDGILDYFMSLPFSD from the exons ATGGCTGAAGGGATATCAGAGGgagaaacattaaaacaatgcgGGACGAAAGAGGAGATAGCAGAGGGTGCGACATTGAAACCCTGGGGGACGAAAGAAAAGATACCAGAGGGCGCCACATCGAAACAATGCAAGACTGATGAGGCGGTACCAGAGGGCGCCACAGCGGAACAGTGCCGGACTCATGAGGCGGTACCAGAGGGCGCCACATCGGAACAGTGCCGGACTAATGAGGCGGTACCAGAGGGCACCACATCGGAACAGTGCCGGACTCATGAGGCGGTACCAGAGGGGGCCACATCGGAACAGTGCCGGACTCATGAGGCGGTACCAGAGGGGGCCATATCGGAACAGTGCCGGACTCATGAGGCGGTACCAGAGGGGGCCACATCGGAACAGTGCCGGACTCATGAGGCGGTACCAGAGGGCACCACCTCGGAACAGTGCCGGACTCATGAGGCGGTATCAGAAGGCGCCACATCGGAACAGTGCCGGACTCATGAGGCGGTACCAGAGGGCGCCACATCGAAACTATGTGAAATGCATGAGGAGCTACTAGAGGGCGCCACATGTAATCGAG AAGCAGAACACCAATCAATGTTGAGATGGACTAAAGACCTGATTGAACAGCCGTCTAAAGAAATCATTAAATTGATGAAAGAAGATCCAGGTCTTATAAGCAAAAGGATTACCATTG aaTGTTCACAAGATGGGTGTACTTGCTCCAACAGTTTTGAAAGGCTCGAGTTTCATGCAGCTTCATCCAGGAAAAACACTCTTCACCACATCAAGACTTTAATAGAACGTGGACATTGTCCTCACATGTTCGTGGATACAGTCTCTAGTCATAAGGATCTAAACCAATCAAAAACGACAACAGACAAAACTGTAAGATCAGAAACTACCAATAACATTGCTAGGAGCAAACAATCTGAGAATGAACAGTGTGCCGATACGGTTTTGGCAGGAATAACTGCCGTCCATATTGCCAGTATATTTGGAAAGGTCAAGATTGTTGAGTACATAGCGCATGCGTTACAAGAAAGAATCCGATCACCCTATATTATCGAGTGCGAAGAGATGTTTACATCTGTGCACGAGTATGACCCATATTATTTGTCTGTGTTCCATCGACAGGACCAGACACTGGGACTTCTTCGGTCGTACATTACCCACCCAATGGCCTGGACCGAGGTGTATAAAAAGGTACTGCATAATAGTATACAACTGGCCGTACTGAATGACAACGTCCGAGCCCTAAAAATCCTTATTCCTCCCCCTCACAGTAGAAATGAATATGACATGCATTGTGCCTTATTGTTGGCAATCAAGAACCATTGCATGAAGAGTTTAAAGTGGCTGTGTAAGGAGGGAGCATTACTGGCACCCTCAGCCTTTGCAGGACTATCTTTACCGTGTTCATGTCGGATCAGGAAGGACGAAGTTATCAAGGGCATATTCTTGAAGGAGGACAACATGGTCGTTGAGGAGCTTTTTCGACATGGAGGCTTCAGATACCGCCGTATGTTGCTACACTACGCTGTCTTTTACG ATAACACTGTCGTGACGGCGTTCATTCTTGAAAACTACAAAAAGATGTTGCCGAAGAAGAAATCTTACTTTGAAGGTCGTAAAATGATCCCTGTCACCATACAGGCCGTCTTAAACAATTCCACAAATATACTAGAGGTTTTGCTCCGCAGCGAACATATTGCGGCCGGTGaaatgtacaaacattatatagCGCTTGACTGGGCACGAGCCCTCCACTTTGATCAGTGTGTCGTGCTCCTGGAGAACGATAGGGTACCGCATGACAGCGATGCCACAGAGAAGTACCCTCCACTAGTAGAGGTATTTGGTGAGAACATTAACAGCTTTTACTATAGTAAGTCTGTTCTCGTTCTTCGTTTGTTACAAAACGGAAATGACGTCAATGGCGAGTCAGTGAACGGAAAGACAGCACTGTACGCCGCCCTAGAGTCCAAAACCTACTCATTGGTGCGGCAGCTGCTAATGGACGGGGCTGACCCCTTCTGTGGCCGGAACTGTCTCACTTCATTCCTGTCACTTAGACTGCTAGGAGAGCTCCTGTATGCAAATGTGGATATATTTGAAAGACGTACTGGAGTGTCCCTTGTTCATCAACTTCTTTTTTCATTTCCAAAATTACATTGCCATTTGGTGTTTCTATTAAAGCATGCACACACCATACCGAAACCCGACCTAAAACTGCTTCACTCGTTACATGACAGTAATATTGTGTCACGTGACATATTAGAACAAATCAATAACTACCTGGAAACGCCGAAGTCTCTCGTCCTCAGGTCACGTGATATAATTAGGAGTCATTTTGGATACAAGATACACGACTTTGTCCGAATTTGTAATCTCCCGACTCAGATCAAATCCATACTGACACTTGATGGAATCTTGGACTATTTCATGTCGCTGCCTTTTAGTGACTAG
- the LOC117337125 gene encoding uncharacterized protein LOC117337125 isoform X1: protein MAEGISEGETLKQCGTKEEIAEGATLKPWGTKEKIPEGATSKQCKTDEAVPEGATAEQCRTHEAVPEGATSEQCRTNEAVPEGTTSEQCRTHEAVPEGATSEQCRTHEAVPEGAISEQCRTHEAVPEGATSEQCRTHEAVPEGTTSEQCRTHEAVSEGATSEQCRTHEAVPEGATSKLCEMHEELLEGATCNRGEAEHQSMLRWTKDLIEQPSKEIIKLMKEDPGLISKRITIECSQDGCTCSNSFERLEFHAASSRKNTLHHIKTLIERGHCPHMFVDTVSSHKDLNQSKTTTDKTVRSETTNNIARSKQSENEQCADTVLAGITAVHIASIFGKVKIVEYIAHALQERIRSPYIIECEEMFTSVHEYDPYYLSVFHRQDQTLGLLRSYITHPMAWTEVYKKVLHNSIQLAVLNDNVRALKILIPPPHSRNEYDMHCALLLAIKNHCMKSLKWLCKEGALLAPSAFAGLSLPCSCRIRKDEVIKGIFLKEDNMVVEELFRHGGFRYRRMLLHYAVFYDNTVVTAFILENYKKMLPKKKSYFEGRKMIPVTIQAVLNNSTNILEVLLRSEHIAAGEMYKHYIALDWARALHFDQCVVLLENDRVPHDSDATEKYPPLVEVFGENINSFYYSKSVLVLRLLQNGNDVNGESVNGKTALYAALESKTYSLVRQLLMDGADPFCGRNCLTSFLSLRLLGELLYANVDIFERRTGVSLVHQLLFSFPKLHCHLVFLLKHAHTIPKPDLKLLHSLHDSNIVSRDILEQINNYLETPKSLVLRSRDIIRSHFGYKIHDFVRICNLPTQIKSILTLDGILDYFMSLPFSD, encoded by the exons ATGGCTGAAGGGATATCAGAGGgagaaacattaaaacaatgcgGGACGAAAGAGGAGATAGCAGAGGGTGCGACATTGAAACCCTGGGGGACGAAAGAAAAGATACCAGAGGGCGCCACATCGAAACAATGCAAGACTGATGAGGCGGTACCAGAGGGCGCCACAGCGGAACAGTGCCGGACTCATGAGGCGGTACCAGAGGGCGCCACATCGGAACAGTGCCGGACTAATGAGGCGGTACCAGAGGGCACCACATCGGAACAGTGCCGGACTCATGAGGCGGTACCAGAGGGGGCCACATCGGAACAGTGCCGGACTCATGAGGCGGTACCAGAGGGGGCCATATCGGAACAGTGCCGGACTCATGAGGCGGTACCAGAGGGGGCCACATCGGAACAGTGCCGGACTCATGAGGCGGTACCAGAGGGCACCACCTCGGAACAGTGCCGGACTCATGAGGCGGTATCAGAAGGCGCCACATCGGAACAGTGCCGGACTCATGAGGCGGTACCAGAGGGCGCCACATCGAAACTATGTGAAATGCATGAGGAGCTACTAGAGGGCGCCACATGTAATCGAG GAGAAGCAGAACACCAATCAATGTTGAGATGGACTAAAGACCTGATTGAACAGCCGTCTAAAGAAATCATTAAATTGATGAAAGAAGATCCAGGTCTTATAAGCAAAAGGATTACCATTG aaTGTTCACAAGATGGGTGTACTTGCTCCAACAGTTTTGAAAGGCTCGAGTTTCATGCAGCTTCATCCAGGAAAAACACTCTTCACCACATCAAGACTTTAATAGAACGTGGACATTGTCCTCACATGTTCGTGGATACAGTCTCTAGTCATAAGGATCTAAACCAATCAAAAACGACAACAGACAAAACTGTAAGATCAGAAACTACCAATAACATTGCTAGGAGCAAACAATCTGAGAATGAACAGTGTGCCGATACGGTTTTGGCAGGAATAACTGCCGTCCATATTGCCAGTATATTTGGAAAGGTCAAGATTGTTGAGTACATAGCGCATGCGTTACAAGAAAGAATCCGATCACCCTATATTATCGAGTGCGAAGAGATGTTTACATCTGTGCACGAGTATGACCCATATTATTTGTCTGTGTTCCATCGACAGGACCAGACACTGGGACTTCTTCGGTCGTACATTACCCACCCAATGGCCTGGACCGAGGTGTATAAAAAGGTACTGCATAATAGTATACAACTGGCCGTACTGAATGACAACGTCCGAGCCCTAAAAATCCTTATTCCTCCCCCTCACAGTAGAAATGAATATGACATGCATTGTGCCTTATTGTTGGCAATCAAGAACCATTGCATGAAGAGTTTAAAGTGGCTGTGTAAGGAGGGAGCATTACTGGCACCCTCAGCCTTTGCAGGACTATCTTTACCGTGTTCATGTCGGATCAGGAAGGACGAAGTTATCAAGGGCATATTCTTGAAGGAGGACAACATGGTCGTTGAGGAGCTTTTTCGACATGGAGGCTTCAGATACCGCCGTATGTTGCTACACTACGCTGTCTTTTACG ATAACACTGTCGTGACGGCGTTCATTCTTGAAAACTACAAAAAGATGTTGCCGAAGAAGAAATCTTACTTTGAAGGTCGTAAAATGATCCCTGTCACCATACAGGCCGTCTTAAACAATTCCACAAATATACTAGAGGTTTTGCTCCGCAGCGAACATATTGCGGCCGGTGaaatgtacaaacattatatagCGCTTGACTGGGCACGAGCCCTCCACTTTGATCAGTGTGTCGTGCTCCTGGAGAACGATAGGGTACCGCATGACAGCGATGCCACAGAGAAGTACCCTCCACTAGTAGAGGTATTTGGTGAGAACATTAACAGCTTTTACTATAGTAAGTCTGTTCTCGTTCTTCGTTTGTTACAAAACGGAAATGACGTCAATGGCGAGTCAGTGAACGGAAAGACAGCACTGTACGCCGCCCTAGAGTCCAAAACCTACTCATTGGTGCGGCAGCTGCTAATGGACGGGGCTGACCCCTTCTGTGGCCGGAACTGTCTCACTTCATTCCTGTCACTTAGACTGCTAGGAGAGCTCCTGTATGCAAATGTGGATATATTTGAAAGACGTACTGGAGTGTCCCTTGTTCATCAACTTCTTTTTTCATTTCCAAAATTACATTGCCATTTGGTGTTTCTATTAAAGCATGCACACACCATACCGAAACCCGACCTAAAACTGCTTCACTCGTTACATGACAGTAATATTGTGTCACGTGACATATTAGAACAAATCAATAACTACCTGGAAACGCCGAAGTCTCTCGTCCTCAGGTCACGTGATATAATTAGGAGTCATTTTGGATACAAGATACACGACTTTGTCCGAATTTGTAATCTCCCGACTCAGATCAAATCCATACTGACACTTGATGGAATCTTGGACTATTTCATGTCGCTGCCTTTTAGTGACTAG